A DNA window from Buttiauxella agrestis contains the following coding sequences:
- a CDS encoding YeiH family protein, giving the protein MATLSIPTHRHTLWHFLPGLALAGAITALALWLGNIPSVAGLGLGALTLAILCGMVIGNTLYPKIWQHCDGGVLFAKQHLLRLGIILYGFRLTFSQIADVGASGVIIDVLTLTSTFALACWLGQKVFGLDKQTSWLIGAGSSICGAAAILATEPVVKAEASKVTVAVATVVIFGTLAIFIYPMIYPYVTQWFTPETFGIYTGSTMHEVAQVVAAGHAISPETENAAVIAKMLRVMMLAPFLIFLAARVKQLAPAGQAQKSKITIPWFAVLFIVVAMFNSLHLLPAWAVNALITLDTFLLAMAMAALGLTTHFSALKKAGVRPLLMALVLFIWLIVGGGAINLGIHHLMA; this is encoded by the coding sequence ATGGCTACGTTATCAATTCCCACTCATCGACATACATTGTGGCACTTTCTGCCGGGGCTTGCGCTGGCAGGCGCAATTACAGCGTTAGCGCTGTGGCTGGGCAATATTCCGTCCGTTGCGGGCCTTGGCCTGGGAGCACTGACGCTCGCTATTTTGTGCGGGATGGTGATTGGCAACACGCTCTACCCGAAAATCTGGCAGCACTGTGATGGTGGCGTGCTGTTTGCCAAGCAGCATTTATTGCGCCTGGGGATCATTCTGTATGGTTTTCGACTGACGTTTTCACAAATTGCCGACGTCGGTGCCAGCGGCGTGATTATCGATGTTCTGACATTAACCAGCACTTTTGCCCTCGCCTGCTGGCTGGGTCAAAAAGTGTTCGGGCTGGATAAACAAACCAGTTGGTTAATTGGTGCAGGTAGCAGCATTTGTGGTGCGGCAGCGATTCTGGCAACTGAACCGGTGGTTAAAGCCGAGGCCAGTAAAGTGACGGTCGCCGTCGCAACGGTGGTGATTTTCGGTACGCTTGCTATCTTCATTTATCCAATGATTTATCCGTATGTCACACAGTGGTTCACCCCGGAAACCTTTGGGATTTACACCGGTTCAACCATGCATGAAGTGGCGCAAGTGGTGGCGGCGGGCCATGCTATCAGCCCTGAAACTGAAAACGCAGCCGTGATTGCTAAAATGCTGCGCGTGATGATGCTGGCTCCGTTCCTGATTTTCCTGGCAGCACGCGTTAAACAGCTCGCTCCAGCCGGTCAGGCACAGAAAAGCAAAATCACCATTCCATGGTTTGCAGTGCTGTTTATTGTGGTGGCAATGTTTAACTCGTTGCACTTGTTGCCAGCATGGGCAGTTAATGCCCTGATTACACTGGATACTTTCTTACTGGCGATGGCGATGGCGGCGTTAGGTTTGACCACGCACTTCAGCGCACTGAAAAAAGCTGGTGTGCGCCCACTGCTGATGGCACTGGTGCTGTTTATCTGGCTGATTGTCGGTGGCGGCGCGATTAACCTCGGCATCCACCATTTAATGGCCTGA
- a CDS encoding Bor family protein — protein MKKLLIAVVASMALAGCAQQTFTIKHDIAEKPTQEVKQAFFVQGLGQTQTIDAAQVCGGADKVVRTEVQESGMDVLLRVVTLGIYTPREARVYCSK, from the coding sequence ATGAAAAAGTTACTCATTGCAGTCGTTGCTTCTATGGCGTTAGCTGGCTGCGCGCAACAAACGTTTACCATTAAACATGATATTGCAGAAAAGCCGACTCAGGAAGTTAAACAGGCATTCTTCGTGCAGGGCTTAGGGCAAACACAGACGATTGACGCCGCTCAGGTCTGCGGTGGTGCGGATAAAGTGGTTCGCACTGAAGTTCAGGAATCAGGTATGGATGTGCTGTTGCGTGTTGTCACGCTCGGGATTTATACCCCACGCGAAGCTCGCGTATATTGCTCTAAATAA
- a CDS encoding YhcH/YjgK/YiaL family protein — MIFGHIAHKNPCVLPSAITQALEFLRTTDFRAVGPGVIEIKGRDIYAQILDLTTCPSQDNSPEVHRRYIDIQFLAWGEEIIGVAADNGENIIAVPYQEERDILFYQNMANESFLTMSPGSYAIFFPQDVHRPACNKNKETEIRKVVVKVALTQL, encoded by the coding sequence ATGATTTTTGGACATATTGCTCATAAAAATCCCTGCGTTTTGCCATCCGCGATAACACAGGCGCTGGAGTTTTTGCGTACCACGGATTTTCGCGCGGTTGGGCCTGGGGTTATCGAAATAAAGGGGCGTGATATTTACGCCCAAATACTGGATTTAACCACTTGCCCGTCACAGGACAATTCACCGGAAGTGCATCGCCGATATATTGATATTCAGTTTCTGGCATGGGGGGAAGAGATCATTGGTGTGGCTGCGGATAATGGCGAAAACATTATTGCGGTACCTTACCAGGAAGAACGCGATATTCTTTTTTATCAGAACATGGCAAATGAATCCTTTCTAACCATGTCACCGGGAAGCTACGCCATATTTTTCCCGCAGGATGTCCACCGTCCGGCGTGTAATAAAAATAAAGAAACGGAAATAAGAAAGGTTGTTGTGAAAGTGGCTTTAACGCAGCTTTAA
- the fruA gene encoding PTS fructose transporter subunit IIBC translates to MKTLLIIEPGLGQARAYLAKTLLGSAAAKARLQIIDNPNDAEMAIVVGTAIPADSALNGKKVFLGDIDRAVQHPELFLGEAKDKAKPYTAPVNAAPVELAKGPKRIVAVTACPTGVAHTFMAAEAIETEAKKRGWWVKVETRGSVGAGNAITPEEVAAADLVIVAADIEVDLAKFAGKPMYRTSTGLALKKTAQELDKAVVEAKPFEAKGQSAAGATEGKKESAGAYRHLLTGVSFMLPMVVAGGLCIALSFAFGIEAFKEPGTLAAALMQIGGGSAFALMVPVLAGYIAFSIADRPGLTPGLIGGMLAVSTGSGFIGGIIAGFLAGYIAKLISTKLKLPSSMEALKPILIIPLFSSLIVGLAMIYLIGTPVAKILEGLTHWLQTMGTANAVLLGAILGGMMCTDMGGPVNKAAYAFGVGLLSTQTYAPMAAIMAAGMVPPLAMGLATLVARRKFDKAQQEGGKAAMVLGLCFITEGAIPFAARDPMRVLPCCIIGGAVTGAISMAVGAKLMAPHGGLFVLLIPGAITPVVGYLIAIVAGTLLAGLSYAFLKRSETELAVKTA, encoded by the coding sequence ATGAAAACGCTGCTGATTATCGAACCAGGTCTTGGGCAAGCTCGCGCCTATCTCGCGAAAACGCTGCTCGGAAGCGCTGCGGCTAAAGCACGCTTGCAAATTATCGACAATCCAAACGATGCTGAAATGGCCATCGTTGTAGGGACCGCCATTCCTGCCGATAGCGCGCTGAATGGCAAAAAGGTCTTTTTGGGTGATATCGACCGCGCAGTTCAGCACCCGGAACTGTTTTTAGGTGAAGCAAAAGACAAAGCGAAGCCTTACACCGCTCCTGTTAATGCAGCCCCGGTTGAACTGGCGAAAGGGCCGAAGCGTATTGTCGCTGTGACGGCGTGCCCAACGGGTGTTGCGCATACCTTTATGGCGGCAGAAGCCATTGAAACCGAAGCTAAAAAACGTGGCTGGTGGGTAAAAGTAGAAACACGCGGCTCTGTAGGCGCGGGGAATGCGATTACTCCGGAAGAAGTGGCAGCAGCTGATCTAGTGATTGTTGCGGCGGATATCGAAGTGGACCTGGCGAAATTTGCCGGGAAACCGATGTATCGCACTTCAACGGGTCTGGCGCTGAAGAAAACGGCACAAGAGCTGGATAAAGCCGTTGTTGAAGCTAAGCCTTTCGAAGCGAAAGGGCAGAGTGCTGCCGGTGCTACAGAAGGGAAGAAAGAGTCTGCGGGCGCTTATCGCCACTTGCTGACGGGCGTTTCGTTCATGCTGCCGATGGTTGTCGCGGGTGGTCTGTGTATCGCACTGTCGTTTGCATTTGGTATCGAAGCGTTTAAAGAACCAGGCACATTAGCAGCCGCTCTGATGCAAATCGGTGGTGGTTCAGCCTTTGCGCTGATGGTTCCGGTTTTGGCAGGTTACATCGCTTTCTCGATTGCTGACCGTCCGGGTCTGACGCCGGGTCTTATCGGCGGTATGTTGGCGGTGAGCACCGGTTCTGGTTTCATCGGCGGGATTATTGCGGGCTTCCTCGCAGGTTATATTGCGAAGCTGATCAGTACTAAGCTGAAACTGCCATCCAGTATGGAAGCGTTGAAGCCCATCCTGATTATCCCGCTGTTCTCCAGCCTGATTGTAGGGCTTGCGATGATTTACCTGATTGGTACGCCAGTTGCGAAAATCCTCGAAGGTTTGACTCACTGGCTGCAAACCATGGGCACGGCGAATGCGGTTCTGCTGGGCGCAATCCTCGGTGGCATGATGTGTACTGACATGGGCGGGCCGGTAAACAAAGCGGCTTACGCATTTGGTGTCGGTTTGCTGAGTACCCAAACTTACGCCCCGATGGCCGCCATTATGGCCGCAGGCATGGTGCCACCGCTGGCAATGGGTCTGGCAACGCTGGTTGCGCGTCGTAAATTTGACAAAGCGCAGCAAGAAGGCGGTAAAGCAGCGATGGTTCTCGGTCTGTGCTTTATCACCGAAGGGGCAATCCCGTTCGCCGCACGTGACCCAATGCGTGTATTACCGTGCTGTATCATTGGCGGAGCGGTGACTGGCGCAATCTCCATGGCGGTCGGTGCTAAACTGATGGCGCCACACGGCGGATTGTTTGTGCTGTTAATTCCAGGTGCAATTACCCCGGTTGTGGGTTATCTGATTGCGATTGTGGCAGGAACACTGCTGGCGGGTCTGTCTTATGCCTTCCTGAAGCGTTCTGAAACTGAATTAGCGGTTAAAACGGCATAG
- the yiaK gene encoding 3-dehydro-L-gulonate 2-dehydrogenase: MKVTFEQLKQEFERVLLARGVEPQTATECAQMFAQTTESGVYSHGVNRFPRFIQQLDNGDIIPDAIPTCVTRLGAIEQWDAHRSIGNLTAKKMMDRAISLASDHGIGLVALRNANHWMRGGSYGWQAAEQGYIGICWTNSIAVMPPWGAKECRIGTNPLIVAIPGDPITMVDMSMSMFSYGMLEVNRLAGRQLPVDGGFDDEGNLTREPGIVEKNRRILPMGYWKGSGLSIVLDMIATLLSNGASVAEVTEDNSDEYGISQIFIAIEVDKLIDGPTRDAKLQRIVDYVTSAERANPDEAVRLPGHEFTRILAENRRDGITIDDSVWARIKAL; this comes from the coding sequence ATGAAAGTGACCTTTGAGCAGTTAAAGCAGGAGTTCGAAAGAGTATTGCTGGCACGAGGCGTGGAGCCGCAAACCGCCACCGAGTGCGCGCAGATGTTTGCCCAGACCACCGAATCGGGCGTCTATTCCCATGGCGTTAACCGTTTCCCGCGTTTCATTCAGCAGCTGGATAATGGCGACATTATTCCTGATGCCATACCTACTTGTGTGACTCGATTGGGCGCGATTGAACAGTGGGACGCGCATCGATCCATTGGCAATCTGACGGCGAAGAAAATGATGGATCGCGCGATTTCGCTGGCCTCCGATCACGGTATTGGCCTGGTAGCTCTGCGTAATGCAAACCACTGGATGCGCGGTGGCAGCTACGGCTGGCAGGCGGCGGAGCAGGGCTACATTGGCATTTGCTGGACTAACTCCATTGCGGTCATGCCGCCGTGGGGCGCAAAAGAATGCCGCATCGGAACCAACCCGCTGATTGTCGCGATCCCAGGCGATCCTATCACCATGGTGGATATGTCGATGTCGATGTTTTCCTACGGCATGCTGGAAGTGAACCGCCTGGCTGGGCGTCAGCTGCCGGTTGATGGCGGCTTTGATGACGAAGGTAATCTCACCCGTGAGCCGGGAATCGTTGAGAAAAACCGTCGAATCTTACCGATGGGTTACTGGAAAGGCTCAGGTTTGTCGATTGTGCTCGATATGATTGCCACGCTGCTTTCCAACGGCGCATCCGTGGCCGAAGTTACCGAAGACAACAGCGACGAATATGGAATTTCACAGATATTTATCGCCATTGAAGTGGATAAACTCATCGACGGCCCAACGCGTGACGCAAAACTGCAACGCATTGTGGATTACGTCACCAGCGCCGAGCGGGCTAATCCTGACGAAGCGGTGCGTTTGCCTGGCCATGAATTTACCCGCATCCTTGCCGAAAACCGTCGCGATGGCATCACCATTGATGACAGCGTATGGGCGAGAATTAAAGCGCTGTAG
- a CDS encoding DUF4862 family protein produces the protein MKNTHAGFIIGAYPCAPSFHQSGEEQETQFWRKLADVPGIRGLEQPCLEHLHPYGDEYLFKHTPDDWQIVVTAIMETMRRRGANGGFGLASTDEAQRKSCVEYYRHVWEKISRTNDRFGKQKVIALEIQAAPAIGNPSVTQAAERFAQSLTELQSWDWPCELVIEHCDAMTQPDARKGFLPLEQELKSNLGICLNWARSAIEGRNTTLPLEHARLCQQTGKLAALMFSGTALNGPYGEWQDSHAPFSTFADESLLTVEIAREMLSVSPLESFKFIGIKLLEINPEASVEHRVAILADGVSALRSALT, from the coding sequence ATGAAAAATACCCACGCCGGTTTTATTATTGGCGCGTACCCCTGCGCACCTTCGTTTCACCAGTCAGGGGAAGAACAGGAAACACAATTCTGGCGCAAATTAGCCGATGTGCCAGGTATTCGCGGGCTGGAGCAACCTTGCCTTGAGCATTTGCATCCTTATGGCGATGAATATCTGTTTAAACATACGCCAGATGACTGGCAAATTGTGGTGACAGCCATAATGGAAACCATGCGCCGCAGAGGTGCTAACGGAGGATTTGGCCTCGCATCAACGGACGAAGCCCAGCGCAAAAGTTGCGTAGAATACTATCGCCACGTGTGGGAAAAAATTAGCCGCACTAACGACCGCTTTGGTAAACAAAAGGTGATTGCGCTGGAGATACAGGCGGCGCCTGCGATCGGTAATCCGTCGGTAACGCAAGCGGCTGAACGTTTTGCTCAATCTTTAACAGAGCTGCAAAGCTGGGACTGGCCCTGTGAGTTGGTGATTGAACATTGCGATGCAATGACTCAGCCTGATGCTCGCAAGGGTTTTTTACCCCTCGAGCAGGAGCTGAAAAGTAATTTGGGGATTTGCCTTAACTGGGCCAGATCGGCCATTGAAGGCCGCAACACCACGCTTCCTCTGGAACACGCGCGGCTCTGCCAGCAAACCGGGAAGCTGGCGGCGCTGATGTTTTCTGGCACCGCTTTGAATGGCCCGTACGGGGAATGGCAAGATTCACACGCTCCGTTCTCTACATTCGCTGACGAAAGCTTGCTGACGGTAGAGATTGCCAGGGAAATGTTGAGTGTTTCTCCGCTGGAGTCATTTAAATTTATTGGTATTAAATTATTAGAAATAAACCCGGAAGCCTCTGTTGAACATCGTGTGGCTATTTTAGCTGACGGTGTTTCTGCATTACGTAGCGCACTAACATAA
- the yieE gene encoding DNA-binding transcriptional regulator YeiE, giving the protein MHITLRQLEVFAEVLKSGSTTQASQMLALSQSAVSAALSDLEGQLGVQLFDRVGKRLVVNEHGRLLYPRVVGLLEQAIEVEQLFKEDNGAIRVFASSTIGNYILPEMIAHYRRDFPTLPLEMSVGNSQDVINAVADFRVDIGLIEGPSHMTELVTEPWLEDELVVFAPPDAPLLQQPVTLDTLAKQPWILREKGSGTREIVDYLLLSHLPQFHLGMELGNSEAIKHAVRHGLGISCLSRRVIAEQLESGSLVEVPVPLPRLVRTLYRIHHRQKHISNALLRFLKYCDE; this is encoded by the coding sequence ATGCATATCACTCTGCGGCAACTTGAAGTGTTCGCCGAAGTGCTCAAAAGCGGTTCAACTACTCAGGCTTCGCAAATGCTGGCGCTGTCGCAGTCGGCGGTGAGTGCGGCGTTGTCCGATCTTGAAGGGCAGTTGGGCGTGCAATTATTTGACCGGGTCGGTAAGCGGCTGGTGGTCAACGAACATGGCCGCTTGTTGTATCCGCGCGTGGTGGGTTTGCTGGAGCAGGCAATCGAAGTCGAACAGCTATTTAAAGAAGACAACGGCGCGATTCGTGTTTTTGCCAGTAGCACTATTGGCAACTATATACTGCCGGAAATGATTGCCCATTATCGCCGTGATTTTCCCACGCTCCCCCTCGAAATGAGCGTCGGCAATAGCCAGGACGTGATTAACGCCGTGGCGGATTTCCGGGTTGATATCGGCCTGATTGAAGGCCCAAGCCACATGACCGAACTGGTGACAGAGCCGTGGCTGGAAGACGAGTTAGTGGTATTTGCACCACCAGATGCGCCGTTATTACAACAACCCGTCACGCTGGACACGCTGGCAAAACAACCGTGGATCCTGCGTGAAAAAGGCTCCGGTACCCGTGAAATCGTCGATTACCTGCTGCTTTCACATTTGCCGCAGTTTCATCTCGGCATGGAGCTGGGGAATTCAGAAGCGATCAAACACGCGGTGCGCCATGGCTTAGGGATTAGTTGCTTATCGCGCAGAGTGATTGCCGAACAGCTGGAAAGCGGTTCGCTGGTGGAAGTTCCGGTGCCGCTGCCGCGCCTGGTGCGCACGCTATACCGTATTCACCATCGTCAGAAACACATTTCTAATGCATTGCTGCGCTTTTTGAAGTATTGCGATGAATAA
- a CDS encoding amino acid permease, whose translation MVSQDKTTQAPGLRRELKARHLTMIAIGGSIGTGLFVASGATISQAGPGGALLSYMLIGLMVYFLMTSLGELAAYMPVSGSFATYGQQYVEEGFGFALGWNYWYNWAVTIAVDLVASQLVMNYWFPDTPGWIWSALFLGIMFLLNYISVKGFGEAEYWFSLIKVVTVVVFIAVGVMMILGIFKGAQPAGWSNWAIGDAPFAGGFSAMIGVAMIVGFSFQGTELIGVAAGESEDPGKNIPRAVRQVFWRILLFYVFAILIISLIIPYTDPSLLRNDVKDIGVSPFTLVFEHAGLLSAAAVMNAVILTAVLSAGNSGMYASTRMLYTLACDGKAPRIFSKLSRGGVPRNALYATTVVAGLCFLTSMFGNQTVYLWLLNTSGMTGFIAWLGIAISHYRFRRGYVKQGLDLKDLPYVSGFFPLGPIFAFVLCLIITLGQNYEAFLADKIDWAGVTATYIGIPLFLAIWWGYKITKGTRFVKYSEMTFPKTFKNEQ comes from the coding sequence ATGGTTTCTCAAGATAAAACAACACAAGCGCCTGGCTTACGTCGTGAGCTAAAAGCGCGCCACTTAACGATGATCGCCATCGGCGGTTCCATCGGTACCGGGCTATTTGTTGCCTCTGGTGCAACCATTTCTCAAGCGGGCCCAGGCGGCGCGCTGCTCTCCTATATGCTGATTGGTCTGATGGTGTACTTCCTGATGACAAGCCTGGGCGAGCTTGCGGCTTATATGCCGGTTTCTGGCTCTTTCGCCACCTATGGGCAGCAATACGTTGAAGAAGGCTTCGGCTTCGCACTAGGCTGGAACTACTGGTACAACTGGGCAGTAACCATCGCGGTTGATCTGGTGGCATCACAACTGGTGATGAACTACTGGTTCCCTGACACCCCAGGCTGGATCTGGAGTGCGCTGTTCCTCGGCATCATGTTCTTGCTCAACTACATTTCCGTTAAAGGTTTTGGCGAAGCAGAATACTGGTTCTCACTGATTAAAGTTGTCACCGTGGTCGTGTTTATCGCCGTCGGCGTGATGATGATTCTGGGCATCTTTAAAGGTGCACAACCTGCGGGCTGGAGTAACTGGGCAATTGGCGATGCGCCATTTGCGGGTGGTTTCTCGGCGATGATAGGCGTGGCGATGATAGTCGGTTTCTCCTTCCAGGGGACTGAGCTTATCGGTGTTGCGGCGGGTGAATCTGAAGATCCAGGTAAAAATATTCCACGCGCGGTTCGTCAGGTGTTCTGGCGTATTCTGCTGTTCTATGTGTTCGCGATTCTGATTATCAGCCTGATCATTCCTTACACCGATCCAAGCCTGCTGCGTAATGATGTGAAAGACATCGGCGTTAGCCCGTTTACGCTGGTCTTCGAGCACGCGGGCCTGTTGTCTGCGGCAGCTGTCATGAATGCGGTTATTCTGACGGCGGTATTGTCTGCGGGTAACTCCGGGATGTACGCATCAACTCGTATGCTTTACACCCTGGCGTGCGACGGCAAAGCGCCACGCATTTTCTCTAAGCTTTCCCGTGGTGGTGTGCCGCGCAATGCGCTGTACGCAACAACCGTTGTCGCGGGCCTGTGCTTCCTGACCTCTATGTTCGGGAACCAGACCGTTTACCTGTGGCTGCTGAATACTTCCGGTATGACTGGTTTCATCGCCTGGTTGGGGATTGCCATTAGCCACTATCGTTTCCGCCGTGGCTATGTGAAGCAAGGGCTTGATCTTAAAGACCTGCCGTATGTTTCTGGATTCTTCCCGCTGGGACCAATCTTTGCCTTCGTCCTGTGCCTTATCATTACTCTGGGTCAGAACTACGAAGCATTCCTGGCCGATAAAATCGACTGGGCTGGCGTGACTGCCACTTACATCGGTATTCCGCTGTTCCTGGCGATCTGGTGGGGCTACAAAATTACTAAAGGAACGCGTTTCGTGAAATACAGCGAAATGACTTTCCCGAAAACGTTTAAAAACGAGCAGTAA
- the nfo gene encoding deoxyribonuclease IV: protein MKFIGAHVSAAGGLENAAIRAHELEATAFALFTKNQRQWRAAPLTEEVITHFKRACEKYNYGPGQILPHDSYLINLGHPVEEALEKSREAFIDEMERCMQLGLTLLNFHPGSHLMQIPEEECLARIAQSINIALDKTEGVTAVIENTAGQGSNLGFRFEHLAAIIDGVEDKSRVGVCIDTCHAFAAGYDLRTEADCENTFAEFDKIVGFQYLRGMHLNDAKSAFGSRVDRHNSLGEGNIGHTPFAWIMRDNRFDGIPLILETTNPDIWGEEIAWLKAQQHAEAAA, encoded by the coding sequence ATGAAGTTTATTGGCGCGCATGTTAGTGCCGCAGGTGGTCTGGAAAATGCCGCAATTCGCGCACACGAGCTGGAAGCCACTGCTTTTGCCCTGTTCACCAAAAACCAACGTCAGTGGCGTGCAGCACCGTTGACCGAAGAAGTGATCACCCATTTCAAACGCGCCTGTGAAAAGTACAATTACGGTCCGGGCCAAATCCTCCCCCACGACAGTTATCTGATTAACCTCGGCCACCCGGTTGAAGAAGCGCTGGAAAAATCTCGCGAAGCTTTTATTGATGAGATGGAACGCTGCATGCAGTTGGGTTTGACGCTGCTGAACTTCCATCCCGGCAGTCATTTGATGCAAATCCCCGAAGAAGAGTGCCTTGCGCGCATTGCGCAGTCGATCAACATCGCGCTGGATAAAACCGAAGGCGTAACGGCGGTGATTGAAAACACCGCGGGCCAGGGCAGCAATCTCGGGTTCCGTTTTGAACATCTGGCCGCCATCATTGATGGTGTGGAAGACAAATCCCGCGTCGGGGTTTGTATTGATACTTGCCACGCTTTTGCGGCGGGTTATGACTTGCGGACCGAAGCCGATTGCGAAAATACTTTCGCTGAGTTCGACAAAATTGTGGGTTTCCAGTATCTGCGCGGTATGCACCTTAACGACGCTAAAAGTGCTTTTGGTAGCCGCGTCGACCGCCATAACAGCCTGGGTGAAGGGAACATCGGCCATACGCCGTTTGCCTGGATCATGCGCGATAACCGTTTCGACGGTATTCCGTTAATTCTGGAAACCACGAATCCGGATATCTGGGGTGAAGAGATTGCCTGGCTGAAAGCGCAACAGCATGCAGAAGCTGCCGCATAA
- a CDS encoding IclR family transcriptional regulator, with translation MSDKESDVSKEKDRPAGSQSLFRGLQLIEILSNYPNGCPLAHLSELAELNKSTVHRLLQGLQSCGYVTPAPAAGSYRLTTKFISVGQKALSSLNIIHVAAPHLETLNIVTGETVNFSSREDDHAILIYKLEPTTGMLRTRAYIGQHMPLYCSAMGKIYMAFGHPEYVENYWQTHQDEIQPLTRNTITSLELMYQELEQIREQKMAMDAEENELGVSCIAVPVFDIHHRVSYSISISLSTAKLRQVGEKKLLKPLQETAAAISRELGLNA, from the coding sequence ATGAGCGATAAAGAGAGTGACGTGAGCAAAGAAAAGGACAGACCGGCTGGCAGCCAGAGTTTATTCCGTGGCCTACAGCTCATTGAGATCCTCAGTAACTACCCCAACGGTTGCCCGCTGGCGCATTTATCTGAGCTGGCTGAATTGAATAAAAGTACCGTGCATCGTCTGTTACAAGGGCTACAGTCCTGCGGATACGTGACGCCTGCCCCTGCTGCGGGGAGTTACCGTCTGACGACAAAATTTATCTCGGTCGGGCAAAAGGCGCTTTCATCGTTAAATATCATTCACGTTGCCGCTCCGCATCTGGAAACGCTGAACATCGTTACCGGCGAAACGGTGAATTTTTCGAGTCGTGAAGACGATCATGCGATTTTGATTTATAAGCTCGAGCCAACAACCGGAATGCTGCGCACCCGGGCGTATATCGGCCAGCATATGCCGCTGTACTGCTCGGCAATGGGTAAAATTTATATGGCCTTTGGTCACCCGGAGTACGTCGAGAATTACTGGCAAACGCATCAGGATGAGATCCAACCGCTGACGCGCAATACCATCACCAGCCTTGAGCTGATGTATCAGGAGCTGGAGCAAATTCGCGAGCAGAAAATGGCGATGGACGCAGAAGAGAATGAGTTGGGAGTTTCGTGCATCGCGGTGCCGGTGTTTGATATTCACCATCGCGTGAGCTATTCGATTTCGATTTCGCTTTCAACGGCCAAATTGCGTCAGGTGGGAGAGAAGAAATTGCTTAAGCCGCTGCAAGAAACCGCCGCAGCGATTTCGCGGGAACTGGGGCTGAATGCCTGA
- a CDS encoding SDR family oxidoreductase, whose product MKSLFITGATGFLGGAVLARALSDTSIESILLLVRANSEKEGVERIRNNLAKFGCSETLLTKINERNILLGDLAYSEDFLNDKRLSGVTHVINSAAVASFGDNALIWKVNVEGTLKFVKRMADVAGLVRFVHVGTAMSCVPEAGTLVTESMTRKPEEEHLVQYTWSKSTIEQLMIEQCPQLPLVIARPSIVVGHSEEGCRPSSSIFWVFRMALMLGKFMCSLEDKIDVIPVDYCAEALLLLTKSAALSETVYHISAGDTGSTQFIEIDKAMAAALNQQPISSHYQQVDYSELVKGRREFKTIYGPCNERLMLRAMRLYGEFSMLNVRFSNKKLLDLGMSPPPRFVDYINRCVETTRDFSIPELMKVDFK is encoded by the coding sequence ATGAAGAGTCTGTTTATTACCGGTGCCACCGGTTTTTTGGGCGGGGCCGTATTAGCACGTGCACTTTCCGATACATCGATTGAATCCATTTTGTTACTGGTTCGGGCAAACTCTGAAAAAGAGGGCGTAGAAAGAATCAGAAATAACCTCGCTAAATTTGGTTGCAGTGAAACCTTACTCACAAAAATAAACGAACGTAATATTTTACTCGGTGATTTAGCTTATTCAGAAGACTTTTTGAATGACAAACGACTTTCTGGCGTAACTCATGTTATTAACTCTGCGGCAGTTGCCTCCTTTGGCGATAACGCACTGATTTGGAAAGTGAATGTCGAAGGCACGCTGAAATTCGTCAAACGCATGGCCGATGTGGCGGGCTTAGTACGTTTTGTGCACGTCGGAACCGCAATGTCATGTGTTCCTGAAGCCGGAACGCTGGTCACTGAAAGCATGACGCGCAAGCCTGAAGAAGAGCATCTGGTCCAGTACACCTGGTCAAAATCCACCATCGAACAATTGATGATTGAACAGTGCCCGCAGCTTCCTTTAGTGATTGCGCGCCCGTCTATCGTCGTCGGTCACAGTGAAGAAGGTTGTCGCCCATCGAGCAGTATTTTTTGGGTATTCCGCATGGCGCTGATGCTCGGGAAATTCATGTGCTCTCTGGAAGATAAGATTGACGTTATCCCGGTCGATTATTGCGCTGAAGCCTTGCTGTTATTAACCAAAAGCGCGGCACTGAGTGAAACGGTTTACCATATTTCCGCAGGTGATACCGGCAGCACGCAGTTTATCGAAATCGACAAAGCCATGGCCGCAGCATTGAATCAGCAACCTATTTCTTCCCACTACCAGCAAGTGGATTACAGTGAACTGGTTAAAGGTCGCCGCGAATTCAAGACTATTTATGGCCCGTGTAATGAACGACTCATGCTTAGAGCGATGCGTTTATACGGTGAATTCTCAATGCTGAATGTGCGTTTCTCAAATAAAAAACTGCTGGATTTGGGGATGTCACCGCCGCCTCGTTTTGTTGACTACATTAACCGCTGCGTGGAAACCACTCGCGACTTTAGTATTCCGGAGCTGATGAAGGTCGATTTTAAGTAA